From Salinicoccus roseus, one genomic window encodes:
- the coaBC gene encoding bifunctional phosphopantothenoylcysteine decarboxylase/phosphopantothenate--cysteine ligase CoaBC, protein MANIVIGVTGGIAAYKAVDLTSKLIQAGHEVRVVLTDNALEFITPLAFQAIGRNHVYTNTFKEEDPSVISHINIGEWADIIVVAPITANTISKLACGIYDNMLLNVLAANTKPVILAPAMNVHMYNQPAIRRNMQTLMDDGYHFIDSESGFLACGYNAKGRMANVPDIKQYIEELLMKGGSLKGKKVLVTAGPTQESIDPIRYITNHSSGRMGYAIAEAAQKRGAEVVLVSGPVNLAQPAGVHVIDTVSTEEMFTAVKSHMDADLGIFTAAVSDFTPITRMEGKMKKQKDQETVSIDLKKTPDILKYAGDHSTGMYIVGFAAETENVEQYAQDKLERKNADCIVMNDVSDTSIGMNSPDNEVVMLFREGAPVPFEKMDKRALGEQIIDALIQRWLG, encoded by the coding sequence ATGGCAAATATTGTAATCGGAGTCACCGGTGGCATTGCCGCATATAAAGCTGTAGACCTGACGAGCAAGCTGATCCAGGCGGGGCACGAGGTCCGTGTCGTACTGACGGACAACGCCCTCGAGTTCATCACACCGCTGGCGTTCCAGGCCATCGGCCGCAACCACGTCTATACGAATACATTCAAGGAAGAGGATCCGTCAGTCATTTCCCACATCAACATCGGGGAATGGGCGGACATCATTGTTGTTGCACCCATAACCGCGAATACGATCAGCAAGCTGGCCTGCGGCATCTATGACAACATGCTCCTCAATGTCCTTGCTGCAAACACGAAGCCGGTCATACTGGCCCCCGCAATGAATGTGCACATGTACAACCAGCCTGCAATCCGCCGCAACATGCAGACACTGATGGATGACGGCTACCATTTCATCGATTCGGAATCCGGGTTCCTTGCCTGCGGCTACAATGCCAAAGGACGCATGGCGAACGTCCCTGACATCAAACAGTATATTGAAGAGCTCCTCATGAAGGGCGGCAGCCTGAAAGGGAAGAAAGTTTTGGTGACGGCGGGGCCTACACAGGAGTCGATCGACCCGATCCGCTACATCACCAACCATTCCAGCGGCAGGATGGGCTATGCAATCGCTGAAGCCGCACAGAAGCGCGGCGCCGAAGTCGTGCTCGTCAGCGGCCCCGTCAACCTGGCCCAGCCCGCGGGCGTCCATGTCATCGACACCGTCTCCACTGAAGAGATGTTCACGGCAGTGAAATCACACATGGATGCGGACCTTGGCATATTCACCGCTGCAGTCAGCGATTTCACCCCCATCACGCGGATGGAGGGCAAAATGAAGAAGCAGAAGGATCAGGAGACCGTCTCCATCGACCTGAAGAAGACGCCGGATATCCTCAAATATGCCGGGGACCACAGCACGGGCATGTACATCGTCGGATTTGCGGCGGAGACCGAAAATGTCGAGCAGTATGCCCAGGACAAGCTCGAGCGTAAAAATGCCGACTGCATCGTGATGAACGATGTCTCGGATACATCAATCGGCATGAACAGCCCCGACAATGAAGTGGTCATGCTGTTCAGGGAAGGCGCGCCCGTGCCTTTTGAAAAGATGGATAAGCGGGCACTCGGCGAGCAGATCATCGATGCCCTCATCCAGAGGTGGCTCGGATGA
- a CDS encoding Rqc2 family fibronectin-binding protein, producing MAFDGNFVHALLGELEVLKRGKINRIQQIDETSMVFKVRSAGSNHNLLISAHPMYARFHLTTHKYEFPFEPPMFLRVARKHLEGGIIQEIRQLGNDRRVEIHIQSRNEIGDEIRRILILEIMGRHSNIVITDADYRILDGVKHLTPNNNSRTIMPGFDYTAPPTEDKLDPRTDAIEELPSKIDFNAGRLNKQILSNVEGFSPLFVKEVEHNAGYFTIRNIVPAIRETMEKAENIKPVMYTDGDRDIFYFTPLSHLGESYETYGSLSQLMDDYYHDRYRKSLIKQKAQDYLHLIEREYEKTERKVEKLKEDLAEAAEKDKYQKYGELLTAFMHQVKPYDESIEVIDYYTDEPLEIPLDKNLSASDNAQKYYKRYNKLKTRENSAAVQLDRAREDLEYFAGLLHQMDSITTEEEVDEIREELAEQGIIKNNRKQSSKKKKNKIQLHAYRTTGGLDVLVGKNNKQNDYLTSRKAQNNHLWFHTKDIPGSHVVITHPASEIEDQDILEAAMLAAYHSKAQESESVPVDYTEIKHVHKVSGAKPGFVTYTDQKTVHVTPMKSKVEQMESGRTN from the coding sequence ATGGCATTCGACGGCAACTTTGTCCACGCGCTTCTTGGTGAACTGGAAGTGCTCAAGCGGGGCAAGATCAATAGAATACAGCAGATAGATGAAACTTCGATGGTCTTCAAGGTGCGTTCCGCCGGCAGCAACCACAACCTGCTGATCAGCGCGCATCCCATGTATGCACGCTTCCACCTGACCACACATAAGTATGAATTTCCATTCGAGCCCCCGATGTTTCTGCGCGTGGCCAGAAAACACCTCGAAGGCGGCATCATACAGGAAATCAGGCAGCTCGGTAACGACCGCAGGGTCGAAATCCACATACAGTCGAGAAATGAAATCGGCGATGAGATCAGACGCATACTGATCCTCGAGATCATGGGCCGGCATTCGAACATCGTCATCACGGATGCGGACTACAGGATCCTTGACGGGGTCAAGCACCTGACACCGAACAACAACAGCCGGACGATCATGCCGGGCTTCGACTATACCGCACCGCCGACGGAGGACAAACTGGACCCGCGGACGGATGCGATTGAAGAGCTGCCTTCCAAAATCGACTTCAATGCCGGCAGGCTCAACAAACAGATACTTTCCAATGTGGAAGGCTTCAGCCCCCTTTTCGTCAAGGAGGTCGAGCACAATGCCGGCTACTTCACCATACGGAACATCGTACCCGCAATCCGTGAGACGATGGAGAAGGCCGAAAATATAAAACCTGTAATGTATACGGACGGCGATCGTGACATCTTCTATTTCACCCCCCTTTCCCACCTCGGGGAGTCGTATGAAACATACGGGTCGCTGTCCCAGCTTATGGACGACTACTACCATGACAGGTACAGGAAATCGCTCATCAAGCAGAAGGCGCAGGACTACCTGCACCTGATCGAACGTGAATATGAAAAGACGGAGCGGAAGGTCGAAAAGCTCAAGGAAGACCTCGCAGAAGCGGCCGAAAAGGACAAGTACCAGAAGTATGGGGAACTGCTCACGGCATTCATGCATCAGGTGAAGCCCTATGACGAATCAATCGAAGTCATCGACTACTATACGGATGAGCCGCTCGAGATTCCGCTCGACAAGAACCTGTCCGCCAGCGACAATGCCCAGAAGTACTACAAGCGCTACAACAAGCTCAAGACCCGCGAGAACAGCGCCGCTGTGCAGCTGGACCGTGCACGGGAGGACCTCGAATACTTCGCAGGCCTGCTCCATCAGATGGACAGCATCACGACCGAGGAGGAAGTCGACGAAATACGAGAGGAACTGGCGGAACAGGGCATCATCAAGAACAACCGGAAGCAATCTTCGAAGAAAAAGAAGAATAAGATCCAGCTCCACGCATACCGCACCACGGGCGGCCTCGATGTCCTCGTCGGAAAGAACAACAAGCAGAATGACTACCTGACCAGCAGGAAGGCACAGAACAACCACCTGTGGTTCCACACGAAGGATATACCGGGATCCCACGTGGTCATCACCCACCCTGCATCCGAAATCGAAGATCAGGACATTCTGGAAGCGGCGATGCTCGCCGCCTACCATTCGAAGGCCCAGGAATCGGAATCGGTCCCCGTCGACTATACGGAGATCAAGCATGTGCATAAGGTCAGCGGCGCGAAGCCGGGCTTCGTCACCTACACCGACCAGAAGACGGTTCATGTCACACCGATGAAATCCAAGGTGGAGCAGATGGAAAGCGGCCGTACAAACTGA
- the gmk gene encoding guanylate kinase, whose amino-acid sequence MTSDKGLLIVLSGPSGVGKGTVRKAIFEHPETDFKYSISMTTREKREGEVDGVDYFFKTKKEFESLIEQDKFIEYAQYVGNYYGTPVEYVEQTMADGHDVFLEIEVEGAKQVREKFPEALFIFLAPPNLTQLEERLVNRGTDSPEIIRHRIDEAKRELKLMNLYDFVVINDDVDLARGRVQCIVEASHMRRARVESKLRKMLLEVNQ is encoded by the coding sequence ATGACTTCAGATAAGGGACTGCTGATCGTCCTCTCCGGCCCTTCCGGTGTAGGCAAGGGAACGGTCAGAAAGGCGATCTTTGAACATCCGGAGACGGATTTCAAATACTCGATTTCAATGACGACGAGGGAAAAGCGTGAAGGTGAAGTGGACGGCGTGGACTATTTCTTCAAGACGAAGAAGGAGTTCGAGTCGCTGATAGAACAGGACAAATTCATCGAGTATGCCCAATACGTCGGCAACTACTACGGTACGCCGGTGGAATATGTGGAGCAGACGATGGCCGACGGCCATGATGTCTTTCTGGAAATTGAAGTGGAGGGCGCGAAGCAGGTCAGGGAGAAGTTTCCCGAGGCGCTTTTCATATTCCTTGCACCGCCCAACCTGACGCAGCTGGAGGAGCGGCTCGTCAATCGTGGCACGGATTCACCTGAGATCATCAGACATCGCATCGATGAGGCGAAACGCGAACTGAAACTGATGAACCTGTATGATTTTGTTGTAATCAATGATGATGTGGATCTCGCGCGTGGCCGTGTGCAGTGCATCGTCGAGGCGTCTCATATGAGGCGGGCACGTGTAGAATCCAAACTAAGAAAAATGCTGCTGGAGGTTAATCAATAA
- the glgD gene encoding glucose-1-phosphate adenylyltransferase subunit GlgD — protein sequence MDKELLGLINLQPEQDYLDELTYFRSSGSVPFMGRYRLIDFTITNMANSGANVIGVFAGHKFRSLLDHLNRKEDFGLEGRQGKIFVLPPDWNDPSDISQGDLKHFHNHSDLFRRFKGDQVIVSGTQFISNTDYTEAVRYHKENDKDITFIGEEVENPPNSPVLRMATEDGRVTGFTHDQDNGHLYTGVYIIKKEVLMNIVRFCIDNYKPSFFHNGIREKLDEYDTGFYDIKAKTHYFYSVQSYFNNSMALLDKDRYREFFYGQKKVKTKVSTNPPTLYKKESHAKRSILANGATVEGTVENSVISRNVTIGKGATIRNSIIFANCIIEPGVHLENVILDKDVTITEGRQLMGSEEKPYVVAKRSRI from the coding sequence ATGGATAAAGAACTACTTGGACTCATCAACCTGCAGCCGGAACAGGACTACCTGGACGAGCTGACCTATTTCAGAAGCAGTGGATCGGTTCCCTTCATGGGACGCTATCGACTGATCGACTTCACAATCACCAACATGGCCAATTCCGGAGCCAATGTGATCGGTGTGTTTGCAGGCCACAAATTCAGGTCCCTGCTCGACCATCTGAACCGCAAGGAGGATTTCGGACTTGAGGGCAGACAGGGGAAGATATTCGTCTTGCCGCCGGACTGGAATGACCCGTCGGACATCTCCCAGGGGGACCTCAAGCACTTCCACAACCACTCCGACCTGTTCAGGAGGTTCAAGGGGGACCAGGTGATCGTTTCCGGTACGCAATTCATCTCGAACACGGACTATACGGAAGCGGTCAGATACCACAAGGAGAACGACAAGGATATTACATTCATCGGTGAAGAGGTCGAGAACCCGCCGAACAGTCCTGTACTCAGGATGGCAACCGAAGACGGCAGGGTAACGGGCTTCACACATGACCAGGATAACGGACACCTCTATACCGGCGTCTATATAATCAAGAAGGAAGTCCTGATGAACATCGTGCGCTTCTGCATAGACAACTATAAGCCGAGCTTTTTCCACAATGGGATCCGGGAGAAGCTTGACGAATATGATACCGGATTCTATGACATCAAGGCGAAGACGCACTACTTCTATTCCGTCCAGTCCTATTTCAACAACAGCATGGCTCTGCTCGACAAGGATCGCTACCGAGAATTCTTCTACGGCCAGAAGAAGGTGAAGACGAAGGTCAGCACGAACCCGCCGACGCTCTACAAGAAGGAAAGCCATGCAAAACGGTCCATACTGGCTAACGGGGCGACAGTTGAAGGAACGGTGGAAAACTCGGTCATATCGAGGAATGTGACTATCGGAAAGGGCGCGACCATCAGGAACTCCATCATCTTCGCAAACTGCATCATCGAACCCGGCGTCCATCTTGAAAATGTCATCCTCGACAAGGACGTGACCATCACGGAGGGCCGCCAGCTGATGGGGTCCGAAGAGAAGCCGTATGTAGTGGCGAAACGTTCCAGGATATAA
- a CDS encoding glucose-1-phosphate adenylyltransferase, which translates to MTSKTVAMLLAGGQGTRLGELTKNLAKPAVPFGGKYRIIDFTMSNLANSGISTVGLLVQYSPLMLNKHIGIGKPWGLDRQYGGVSVLSPYSSREGSAWFSGTADAIVKNMHFVEQYEPDELIVLSGDHIYQMDYTKMLEFHRGNGADATISAIEVPMDEASRFGILNTNDDFSIYEFDEKPEHPKNNLASMGVYIFNWDTIRPYLLADEKDEESDHDFGKDIIPKMLADDKKLFAYRFDGYWKDVGTIKSYWEANMDLLKEDFQTLLMSKEWPTYPNEENRPPEYIGETAEITNSLISPGSFIEGEIDNSILFVGVETMEGASVKDSIILPDALIGKDVTLDSVIVMSEVEIPDGTQIVASNGDPVVISPDTLKDYIAEGGSHNG; encoded by the coding sequence ATGACATCAAAAACAGTAGCAATGCTATTGGCAGGGGGCCAGGGTACGCGCCTTGGCGAATTGACGAAGAACCTTGCCAAGCCGGCAGTGCCCTTCGGGGGCAAATACCGCATCATCGACTTCACAATGAGCAATCTGGCAAATTCGGGGATATCCACTGTGGGGCTCCTCGTACAGTACTCGCCGCTGATGCTCAACAAGCACATCGGCATTGGGAAACCGTGGGGACTTGACAGGCAGTATGGCGGGGTAAGCGTACTGTCACCCTATTCAAGCCGTGAGGGCAGTGCCTGGTTCAGCGGTACGGCGGATGCCATCGTCAAGAATATGCATTTCGTTGAACAGTACGAACCGGATGAACTGATTGTACTGAGCGGGGACCATATCTATCAGATGGACTACACCAAGATGCTCGAATTCCATCGGGGAAATGGAGCGGATGCAACAATTTCAGCAATCGAAGTGCCGATGGATGAGGCAAGCCGGTTCGGCATCCTCAATACGAATGATGACTTCAGCATCTATGAATTCGATGAAAAGCCGGAACATCCCAAAAATAATCTGGCATCCATGGGCGTCTATATCTTCAACTGGGACACCATCAGGCCATACCTTTTGGCGGATGAAAAGGATGAGGAGAGCGACCACGACTTCGGCAAGGACATCATACCGAAGATGCTGGCCGATGATAAGAAGCTGTTCGCCTATCGCTTCGACGGCTATTGGAAGGATGTCGGAACGATTAAGAGCTATTGGGAAGCGAATATGGACCTGCTGAAGGAGGATTTCCAGACACTGCTCATGTCGAAGGAGTGGCCGACCTATCCGAACGAGGAAAACCGCCCGCCAGAGTACATCGGCGAGACTGCAGAAATTACAAATTCACTCATTTCCCCGGGGTCCTTCATCGAAGGAGAAATCGACAATTCGATCCTCTTCGTCGGCGTGGAGACGATGGAAGGGGCAAGCGTCAAGGATTCCATCATACTGCCTGATGCCCTCATCGGCAAAGATGTCACACTCGACTCTGTCATCGTCATGTCGGAAGTGGAGATACCGGATGGCACACAGATTGTGGCTTCAAACGGCGATCCGGTGGTCATCAGCCCTGATACGCTGAAAGATTATATAGCAGAAGGAGGCAGTCATAATGGATAA
- the rpoZ gene encoding DNA-directed RNA polymerase subunit omega produces MLYPPIHELKKNVDSKYLVVTMAAKRARHLQDHPDDLVLDEYKTLKTVSRALEEIAENKVKEKH; encoded by the coding sequence ATGCTATACCCACCTATACATGAACTGAAGAAGAATGTAGATTCAAAATATCTTGTCGTCACAATGGCTGCCAAACGTGCACGCCATCTGCAGGACCACCCGGACGACCTTGTGCTGGACGAATACAAGACGTTGAAGACGGTAAGCCGGGCGCTTGAAGAGATTGCCGAAAACAAAGTTAAAGAAAAACACTAG
- the glgA gene encoding glycogen synthase GlgA translates to MKPERSDSMKHVLFAASECTPFIKSGGLADVIGSLPQALVKEGARVSVILPLYKEIINSEYRGDMEEVMIFNTPVGWRNQYTRILKYEGRDVTYYFVDNEYYFNRDGLYGYIDDGERFVYFSNAIIEFMYRVEESYDILHCHDWQTGAAVAIGSIKRPHPGMKTVYTIHNIQYQGWIEQSAFGELFNLGREHFAGFEWQGMLNMMKAAIHHADVITTVSETYAEEIMTPFFGEGLEQVLEYRRGDLHGVINGLDTYDYNPVRDEALYHRYRSSRKTKAKNKTALQQDLGLTVDENIPMYGIVTRLVNQKGIDLVEHIMHEFLAEDVQLVVLGSGEALYEDYFKSLVHNFPDKVHVTLGFSESYARKIYAASDFFIMPSLFEPCGLGQLIAIRYLTSPIVRETGGLKDTVIPYNEFAYSGNGFSFENYNAHELLNAMKYSLYIYHQKEHMDALCRNMTASDYSWANSARQYMSLYGG, encoded by the coding sequence ATGAAACCGGAAAGAAGTGACAGTATGAAACATGTTCTTTTTGCTGCAAGTGAATGTACGCCGTTCATCAAGTCCGGAGGGCTTGCAGATGTGATCGGAAGCCTCCCCCAGGCACTCGTCAAGGAGGGGGCGAGGGTCTCCGTCATCCTGCCGCTCTACAAGGAGATCATCAACTCCGAATACCGCGGGGACATGGAGGAGGTCATGATCTTCAATACACCGGTCGGGTGGCGCAACCAGTATACGCGCATACTGAAATATGAGGGGCGCGATGTGACCTACTATTTCGTCGACAACGAATATTACTTCAACCGCGATGGACTGTACGGCTATATCGATGACGGTGAACGCTTCGTATATTTCTCGAACGCCATCATCGAATTCATGTACAGGGTGGAGGAGTCGTATGATATCCTGCACTGCCACGACTGGCAGACGGGGGCAGCTGTCGCGATCGGCAGCATCAAGCGTCCGCATCCCGGCATGAAGACTGTCTACACGATCCACAACATACAGTACCAGGGCTGGATCGAACAGTCGGCATTCGGCGAGCTGTTCAACCTTGGCCGGGAGCACTTTGCGGGCTTCGAGTGGCAGGGCATGCTCAACATGATGAAGGCAGCCATCCATCATGCGGATGTGATCACGACCGTGTCCGAAACGTATGCCGAAGAGATCATGACCCCGTTCTTCGGGGAGGGTCTCGAACAGGTACTGGAATACAGGCGGGGCGATCTGCACGGCGTCATAAACGGCCTCGACACCTATGACTACAATCCGGTCAGGGATGAGGCGCTGTACCACCGCTACCGCTCTTCACGCAAGACGAAGGCGAAGAACAAGACGGCACTGCAGCAGGATCTTGGACTGACGGTGGACGAAAACATCCCGATGTACGGCATCGTCACCCGCCTCGTCAACCAGAAGGGGATCGATCTCGTCGAACACATCATGCATGAGTTCCTTGCGGAAGATGTCCAGCTCGTGGTGCTCGGTTCAGGCGAGGCACTGTATGAGGACTACTTCAAGTCGCTCGTCCACAACTTCCCGGACAAGGTGCATGTGACGCTCGGGTTCAGCGAAAGCTATGCGAGGAAGATATACGCCGCAAGCGACTTCTTCATCATGCCGAGCCTGTTCGAGCCCTGCGGCCTCGGCCAGCTCATCGCCATACGCTATCTGACGTCACCGATCGTCAGGGAGACCGGCGGCCTGAAGGATACGGTCATACCATATAATGAATTCGCATACTCGGGCAACGGGTTCTCCTTCGAGAACTACAATGCCCATGAGCTGCTCAATGCGATGAAGTACAGCCTGTACATCTATCATCAGAAGGAGCATATGGATGCTTTATGCAGAAATATGACGGCGTCCGACTACAGCTGGGCGAATTCAGCACGCCAATATATGTCTCTTTACGGCGGCTGA